CCATGATGGATTCCATCAGCACGAACGATTCCGGGCTGACAAAGCCCTGGAAGCTGGCAAACAGCGCGCCAGACACGCCACCAAACGACGCGCCCATCGCAAACGCCAGCAACTTCACATTGCGGGTGTTGATGCCCATGGCGTTGGCGGCAATTTCGTCTTCGCGAATCGCCACCCAGGCCCGGCCAATGCGCGAATGCTGCAACCGGCTGGTGACAAAGATGATCAGGCAGCAGAACGCCAGGATCAGGTAGTAGTACGAGTACACCATCTCGAAGCGCACACCGAGAAAATCAATCGGCTTGCCCAGCGTGTAGCCAAAGAAGTGCACTGGATCGATATTGTTGATGCCTTGCGGGCCGTTGGTGATGTTGATCGGGCGGTCCAGGTTATTCATGAAGATCCGCACGATCTCGCCAAAACCCAGCGTCACAATCGCCAGATAATCGCCGCGCAGTTTGAGCGTTGGCGTACCCAGGATAAAGCCGAACACGCACGCCACCACGCCGCAAATCACGATCATGATCAGAAACGGCGGATGCTGTAGCCACAGCGGCATCACTGCCTGCAACTGCGGAGAATTGAAGATGGCATACATATAGGCGCCCACCGCATAAAACGCGATATAGCCCAAGTCCAGCAGCCCGGCAAAACCCACCACAATGTTCAGGCCCAGCGCCAGCATGATGTACAGCAGCGCGAAGTCCACCGCGCGTATCCACGATTTGCCGCTGGTAAAGCTGACGCCGAGTATCCACGGC
This genomic interval from Silvimonas soli contains the following:
- a CDS encoding ABC transporter permease subunit, which encodes MAFAFLKTPRQRQIALFIFVAFLLVLPWILGVSFTSGKSWIRAVDFALLYIMLALGLNIVVGFAGLLDLGYIAFYAVGAYMYAIFNSPQLQAVMPLWLQHPPFLIMIVICGVVACVFGFILGTPTLKLRGDYLAIVTLGFGEIVRIFMNNLDRPINITNGPQGINNIDPVHFFGYTLGKPIDFLGVRFEMVYSYYYLILAFCCLIIFVTSRLQHSRIGRAWVAIREDEIAANAMGINTRNVKLLAFAMGASFGGVSGALFASFQGFVSPESFVLMESIMVLCMVVLGGMGNIPGVILGAILVSIVPEILRDVINPLQEGLFGRRIVDPENLRMLLFGLAMIIIMLIRPEGLWPSRRRRAELHPTAEIAEQEKSDLQDAEHAHG